Part of the Candidatus Methanogranum gryphiswaldense genome, AAAAAGAGAATAAGAAAAAAGGTCAAGATGATGAAAAACATTGATCTTTTTTGTAGGGATAATCTCCGTTCTTATGCATTTCTATCATGATATGTGATGCCATTTTTGCGTCAGATAATGCACGATGATTTTGCTTTCCGTTTATTCCTGCAGGATCTTCGTCTTTGAGTATCATCTTGTAAGCGTTGTCAAGTTTTGGCCATCTGTAATCATCAAAATAGTTCATCGATTTTAATTTGCAGACATATGTGGCGGCAAGCATGATATCTTGATATTGATTGAATGTGCCTCTTAGATTCCATGGTTCCCGGAATAGGAATTTGTTAAAATCATAACCTGTATTGTATGCGGTCACATTCTTTTTCAACAAGATCGATCTGACATCATTCAGTACATCAGTGAAAGGAAGACCTTCTTTGACAGCATCCAAGGTCATATCTGTATTTTGGAATATCCAAGCATTCTTTCTGTAATCGTTCCAAGAATCTACATCATGACCTACTACAGCGGAATAGACCTCTTTCACAGTTTCATGGTCTAGGTCCACCAGGCATATCCCAATGTCCACCACAACGTCCTCCGGAGCCCCTAAAAGTCCCGTCGTTTCCGTGTCTAATACGTATACCACATTATCGGGGGTTTCATCAAATGAGAAAAGGTTACTCATACAACATCTTCCTCTAATTTTTTTGATATAAATATATATTCTCTATACCAAATGATAACGAATATGATTGAGATTATCAGAGCAATAATAGCCATTACCAGTGAAGGATCGATGGATATCCCAGGAGTCGAATTCTCAGTATCATTTGAGATCGTACCATCCTCAGGAGTTTCAATGTCGGGATCGTAATCTGCAGGATATTCTATAGCATCTGTGAAAACAATTTCTATATTTGAATTCACCCCATATATTGTGAAATACGAACTATATCCTAAACAATAAGGCGATTCATGTTCATTGAAACGATATTCTTCACTGGTGTCTATTTCGCCTGTTGCACTGTTATAAGAGTAGAATTGTACAGTTGACTTTGAGAGGTCGTATTTTTCAGAGTAGGCTATAAATGATAATGTTCCTTCATTTTCGATCTGAATGGTGTTTTCACCATCAGATGTTCCGCTGGTGAATGTGACCTTTATACCATCAATGTTCGTGAAATGTACTGTGTATGTATCGTCTGCATCCGAGGTATTTTCAATGCATAAGGCAGGAGCCAATAACAGAGTCATTATGATAATTGACAGGACCCCGAATCTCATGGCACAAGCGATGGCTTACAAATATTTAATATTAAAACGTAAAAGCAATATGCATGCAGATATTTACTAGGTCATATGGTAGCTGTAATAAGGATTGGAAAGGAAGAAAAAGAAGTAATTCAGGGAATGACCATAGAATCGGCGATGGTCAGTATGAAGATGTATCCAGATTCATTCCTTTATTTGTTAAACGGTGTGCCAATACCGATGGATACGCCTATAGAGGACGGTATGACCATAAAGGCTTTGAAGGTAGCTTCAGGCGGATGATCAGTCAGTTGCACATTTGTCGATGGCATCTAGGTCGAGTCCGCTGTCCACGGCTTTTTGCAGCAGTTCATCAAGGTTGTTCATGAATGCTTTTCTGATATCCTGACCTTCCAATTTTCCTTCTTTATCTGACATGGAATCTTCTTCAGGGAATTTTAGGTTCATGTAAGGAAGTACACCTATGCATTTCATTCCGGTAAGTTCTTCGATGCGGTCTATGCCGCTCTTTAATATCGAAGATTCACCTCTGAATCTGTTAATTATGAATCCTTTTAGCAAAGGTTTTTGTTCATCAGGTATCAGTTTCCACGTTCCATATATTGCTGCGAACACTCCGCCTCTTTCTATATCGCCGATAAGTATCGCGGGTATCGAACGTGCTTTGAGCATTCCTATGTTTGCAAGGTCTCTGTCCATGAGATTCAATTCTGTGGGTGATCCGGATCCTTCGCATACTACGGCATCAAATTCTTCGATCAATTTGTCGTAAGATTCTTCTACCTTCCTCATTACCATTTCCCTATCCATGGGGACATTATTTGTTATGTCCATGAATGGTTCTCCCCTTATGATCAGTTGTATGGAACTGTTTCCAGAAGGCTTCAGTAGAACGGGATTCATGTCCTCTGTGGGTTCGATCTCTGATGCCCAGGCTTGGAATGCTTGTCCCATTCCTATTTCTTTGCCGCTTTTTGTCACATAAGAGTTTAAGGATAGATTGGAAGCTTTGAATGGAGCAACATTAATACCTTTTGTTCTTAGATATCTACAATAAAGTGCCGAGATAGTTGTTTTTCCGGCTCCGGATGATGTTCCTAGAAAAATTATTCTCAATTTTTCACCCCCAATATATCAAATAATTTTTCAATATCTAATCCAGATTCGAAAACATAGGCCATTTTTGCTATATTTTCTTCTAGTATGTCATCATAATCTTTCACATCATTCAATTCCAATGGCGTCCCATCATGTTTGATAAATGACATGAAATATTTTCTGAATGCAGGTTTGTCCAGACATCCATGGAGATACGTTCCAAAAAGCATTTCATTTTCAATCAAGGAACCTTCGTATTCTTCTTTCGGATATCTATTGATCTTGAATATGGGTTTCTCGTTAATTTCTGACATTCCCATATGGATCTCATAACCAACTATGGGTTCTCCGTTGCAGATCATTGTACCTTCGCTCTGGATGACCCTTTTCTTATACTCGTTCCATTCAGTGGTGTTATTGAATAGTCCCAATCCTTCTACGTTGCTTGGTTCCTTTCCTTCCAGACCGTTAGGGTCTTTCAGAAGTTTTCCCATCATCTGATATCCGCCGCAGATCCCAAGGATCGGTATTTTTCCCTTCAGTTTCTTGATCTCATCTCCAATACCGGAGGATATCATCCAATTCAGGTCATCAATTGTATTCTTTGTTCCTGGAAGGATTATTGCATCAGAACCTTTCAGTTCTTCTGGCCTTTCTACGTACCTTATTGTCGTATCCTCGAGGAACAGTGGATCGATATCGGTGAAATTGGCGATCCTCGGGAATTTGATCACGGAGACGATTATGTTACCATGTCCAACAGTACTTTTTCCTCTAAATGCTTCGGAATCTTCTGATGGTAGGAAAAGTTCTGCATGAGGTATTATCCCAACAACAGGCACCCCTGTGATCTCTTCAAGTCTGTCAGCCCCAGATCTTAGATATTCTGGATTACCGCGTACATTGTTCAGTATTATGCCTTTTATCCTTTTTCTGTCATTTTCGGGTATAAGGTCCAGAGTACCCACCGCATACGCGAACGAACCTCCCCATTCGACATTCACGACCAACAAACAGTCTGCATCTGCAATTTCTGCAGCACGCATATTTGCGATATCCTTGTCATATATGTTGATCTCAGCGGGAGACCCCGCGCCTTCCATTACCACATAGTCGTAACGTTTTTTGAGGAATTCTATGTTCCTGCGTACGATCTCTTTGCCCGGTCCAGGTACGAATTCGTTGTAATATCCTTCGACGTCATAGTCTTTGAATGGTTCGCCTTCTACCATCACCTGTGATCTTGTTTCTCCTTTGGGCTTGAGAAGTATGGGATTCATGTGATGATCAGGATTCTTCAGCCCTGCGGCCTGGGATTGAAGGACCTGTATCATGGCGATCTCGGAACCTTTGCTTGTGACCTTCGAGTTAAGGCTCATATTTTGAGATTTGAAGGGGCATACCAGATACCCTTTATTGTGAAGTATACGGCATATTGCTGCCACTGTTATCGATTTTCCTGCATCAGATGTGGCACCTACGACCATGATTGCCTTTCCCGGATGGAAGAATCTCTTTTTGGCATTAGGTAGGATGCTCTTGATGCGAGGGTCTTTGGGGTCGTTGATGTTCTGTCTTTTTATTTCAGACATGACGAACTTTCCTACTTCTGGTCTGTGAATGAAAAGACAATAGGTACAATTCCAAATGGCCTTATCATGTTTTGATCTGGTCATCTCTCCGAGATCGGTATCGTTGCATGGGTAGAAAGGACAGTAGCAGAATGTGCAGTCCTGTCCCGTGAAATGACTTGGATGATATGGGCATTTCTTGTTGGGTCCGATCCATCCGACATCTATCTCTTCTTTGACCTTGCTGGTGATATTATCCATTTGTCATACCTTGCAGTAAAAAGGTATAAGCGGAATCATCATAAGTAGTTTTCAGGTGTCGTGATAAAAGTTGTACAATATTGCTGTGAATAATATCACCATATTTCACTTTCGTTTACTTTCGGCCTACCCATTGTATAATTTATAACCTCCTTGTAGAATTATGGGGCGTGGCCACTTTTAAATTCGTTCACTGCGCCGATCTGCATTTGGGCAGCAGGGCATACGGCATTTCAGGAAAAGATCCTGAATTGGGAAAAAGGATGACAGAAGCTGTTTTCAAGTCTTTTTCCAAGATAATAGACCACGCGCTCTTGGAAAAGGCAGATTTCATGGTGATCTCCGGAGATATATTCGATGAGACCACCGAAACGCCAGCTACGCGTTATAGATTTTCTAAAGAACTTTCAAGAATTAGCATCCCTGTCTTCATATGTCTCGGTAATCATGATTACGTCATGTCTTGGACCGAGAGCATACCATATCCAGATAATGTTCACGTGTTCGGTAAGGAACCTGAAAGTATTTTTATCGAGGTCGGAGGAGGCAATGTAGAGATCGTCGGAAGGAGTTTCCCTTCTGTTCATTCTTCATTCGACCCTGTTCAGGACATAAAAGGAAAAGAAGGGGTATTTTCAGTAGCGGTGATACATTGTAGTGTTGACGCTGTAACAATGGATAACGATTATGGCCCGTGTAAACTTGCTGACATGTACAACAAAGGTATTGATTATTGGGCCCTGGGACACATTCATAAGAGGGTCGAATTGTCAAAGGACCCATGCATCGTTTATTCCGGTAACATTCAAGGGAGGAACAGGAGAGAGACCGGTCCAAAGGGTGCCTACCTAGTAAGTGTATCGGACGATCATATGGTCGGTCTTGAGTTCTTCGCGACCCAGGATGTAATATGGGAAAATATAGAATCAGACATCACTGGAAAAGACATAAACGGTCTTATGAATACGATATCTTCTACAGTAAAAAAAGGCTCTATAATCAATCTTACAATAAACGGACACGGTCCTTTAGACAGCATTTTACGTCTGGGCACAGAGGGACTTATAGATCAGATAGAGAACATTACAGGATGCAGGGTTGCGGACCTTCGTATCAATACATATCCGCTTTTGGAAAGAAACGATCTTTTGCAGGGCGCAGACCTTAGGGCCAAGATAATAAGGTCCTCGGATAAGATGAGTCTTTTGGATAGGGACCAGCTCATCAATTTAATATGTTCCACTAAGCAGTCCGCGTCTATCAGATATATGTTAGAATGGCTCGAGGATGATGAGTTAAAGGCACTAGTTCGTGATGCAGAGACCCTTTTGATAGAAAAATTGACGGAGGGATCAAGATGAAGGTTCTTTCATTGAGAATAAGATCTTTTGGTGAGTTGAGGGAAAGGAAAATCGACTTTGACGATGAACTTACGGTCATATATGGTAAGAATGAGACAGGGAAGACATCCTTCATGGAATTCATAAGAGGGACGTTGTTTCCTGACAATCAGAGAAATCATTATCCTGAATATAGGACCACAGACTCGGGAGAACTTGATTTTGAGATCGCTTCCGGAGATAAGTTCACGATAACACGTGAAGGCAAAAAGGCGAGATCTGAAAAGATGCCCTCCGATATCGTCCATATGGATTCTTCGCTTTACAGGTCGTTGTTCGCAATGTCGCCTGAGGACCTTAGAGATTCCAAGGTCATTACTTCCGGGGAGATCAAGAATCGTTTCTTGACAGTTCCAGGCGGAGAGTCTCTCCCGAAGGTCATCGAGGATATAGAGTCCGAGATGAAGGATATAATGAGTGTTGATAGGAAATCCTCTTCTACAAAGGTAGCCAGATTGTTTTCTGACATAGAGAACAACGATATGGCTGTAAAAAGGTCCAAGGAATTGGATGGATCGTATGGTGAAAAGAGCAATGAAAGGAACGAACTCCAAAAGATATCAGAGGATTTGAAGGAGAAGAAGAAAGAATCTGATGTCGCGGTAGCATCATACAGTATCCAAAGATCTCAATCTGCAAATCTGGTCAAATTGGATGAGCTTAAAAAGAAAAAGGATACGATTTCAGCTTCGGCGGAAATAACCGACAGCGATAAGACAAAATATGAAGAGCTAAAGGTCAATCTGGCCAATATAAAGCGTGAGACGGAAGATGCACGTTCCGTTGTGAATGAATTTCAAGATTCCACAGATGGGATAGATCCGAAGATATTACTCGTACATCGTACTACGATCGAGGATCTGAAGCACAAAGAACAGCTATATGTACAATTATCACGTCAAAGAAAAGAATTTCAAGACAATGAGAACAATGCGATCAAAGAGATAAATAATGAGCCCGTCAAAAGGGAGATGGTACAGAAGAGTAGGCCGAGTGTCGGTTTGATCGCCTTAGGGGCGATGGTGTTTGTTGCAACGGTTTTCATTGGATTACTATCCAACATCTTGGTATCTGTAGTCGGTGCCGCAGTTTTTGTCGCATGCATCATCATAGCGTTCAAGAAAGGTCAAAGGCGCGAAAGTAGTGTTTCAAGTGATAAGACGGTCGATTCCAGGCAGGTAGAATATTGGCACGGTAAGGTCCAAGAGCTCGATGGAAATATATCGAGTATTGAAAAGGACCTTGACATATTGGCAAAGAGGACAGGGCTTGCAAGATCATCGTTCATGATCGACGTTGATCGTTTGTATAATGCATTGGGAAATGCTTTGAAGATAAGTGATGCGGAAACAGTCAGAGATAAGTTGGATGTCTTGGAGAGCAGGGCGCAATCCGATCTTAATCTATTCTTATCCAGGTTTGGTTCAGAACAGAGATTTAAGGATCTCTGTGAAATGAAAAAGGAATATGACAGCATATGCTATCAGATAGATACGCTTGAAAAAAGCATCGAATCATCCGGATATTTTAATGGAGCACAGGTAATCGAACTTCCTGATACGGAAGGAATTCAGGAAAAGATGAATGAGGTTCAGAGGAAAATAGGGGATATTGACAGACAGCTCAGGTCGATGCGTGAAGATGATGAAATGGAGCGGCTGTTGGATATGCGCACACTCCTAACTACAGAACTTTACAATACAGTGAAGAGATGGGCGGTCCTGTCATTGGCATCTTCAATGATAGAGGATGCCTGCAACACGATATATTCCGACATTCAGCCAGGTGTGATAACCACGGCTGACCACCTGGTAAGGACAATGACATGTGAGAGGTATGGTCTGGAGATGGACATTCGTACCAATGAGGTAAGAGTAAGGTCCGGAGACACAGGTAAGAAAGAGAAGGAATGGAGTACAGGTCTTGGCGATCAAGTGTATCTGGCAATAAAATTGGCAATCGCCAAGGAGATGTCAGGAAGTGAGACACTTCCAATCTTACTCGATGATGTGTTGCAGATGTTCGATTCTGAAAGGAAGAAAAACGCGTGCAAATCACTTGTAGAACTTTCAAAGGATATGCAGATAATATTGTTCACATGCGATGCGGAGACACTGTCGATGATGAGGTCTATCGATGCTTGTAAGGTGATAGAGTTGGCTAATATTGAATAAAAACACCAAAAATGATTTAAATATCATCACCCTATGGAGCGACAAGGGAAGTATACATCTTCTCTGTTCACTGATTCACTATCACAATCACATACCCTGCTAGGAAGCGGGGAAGTACTACACCGTGCCGCACAGTAGCGATCTGTCCGGTTAAGCACAAAACGGTATTCAAAGATGGGAAGCGCAGGAAGCATGCCATGATAAGGGAGCGAGTATCCCAGTTGGCGTGCCGAAGGAAGGACAACAGCAGAGCAGGGACGTGTATTTTTCCCTCCAACCTAATGGAGGGTACATATGAATATTGATCCAAACGCAACAAAATATATGATCAAAGCCAAGATCACGGCTGACGGCATCGTTGAGAAACCAGATGTCGTGGGAGCGATCTTTGGACAGACAGAAGGACTGCTTGGAGACGATCTCGATCTTAGAGATCTTCAGAAATCAGGCAGGATAGGTAGGATAGAGGTCGAGATTGTTTCCAAGGGCGGAAAGTCAGAGGGAATAATCTACATGGCTTCTTCACTTGATCAGGTGGAGACTGTAATTCTCGCATCTGCACTCGAGACCATCGACCGTGTAGGACCTTGCAAAGCAAGCATCCGTGTTCTCGGTATCGAGGATGTTCGCGTGACCAAGAGAGAAAAGGTCGTCGAACGTGCAAAAGAACTTTTGAATGATCTTATCGTACAATCAAAAGGAACATCTTCTGACCTTACACAGAGCATAAGACAATCCATACAAGTGGAAGAAATAACTACATATGGAAAGGACAGATGCCCGGCAGGTCCGGCTGTCAAAGATTCCGAATCCATAATCATTGTGGAAGGAAGGTCCGATGTTCTCAATCTGCTTAGAGCAGGAATAAAGAACGCCATTGCAGTTGAAGGAACGAACATTCCTAAGACCGTACAGGACCTTTCCAGAGAAAAGGTGGCAACAGCATTCACCGATGGAGACAGAGGAGGAGAATTGATCCTCAGAGAACTTTTCCAGACATCGGAGATAGATTTCGTTGCCCGTGCGCCTCGTGCCCATGAGGTCGAGGAACTCACTTCCAAACAGATAGTGAAATGTCTCCGCAACAAGGTCCCTGGTGACCAGTACATGGAGATGAATGGTCTAAGCTACGAGGAGAAAGACCTTGACGAGACCGCAGAACGCGATCTTCGTGAGGGTGAGCGCAGAGAGATCCGCGAGGATGATAAACCTAGAAGGGACCGCGAAGCGCGCGAAGGCCGTGACCGCAGGGACAGGCCCGAGAGGTCGAACGACAGGACAGAAAGGACCGAGAGGCCTGAGAGATCGGAAAGATCTGAGAGACCCGAGAGGTCGAACGACAGGACAGAAAGGACCGAGAGGCCTGAGAGATCGGAAAGATCTGAGAGACCCGAGAGGTCGAACGACAGGACAGAAAGGACCGAGAGGCCTGAGAGATCGGAAAGATCTGAGAGACCCGAGAGGTCGAACGACAGGACAGAAAGGACCGAGAGGCCTGAGAGATCGGAAAGATCTGAGAGACCCGTCGAGAGAAGAAAGGATAACACCAGAACAAGGGATTCCGATTCCGATTCTGATGAACGCCGCGAGCGCAAAGAGAGATTCAACTCTGAGAACGCTGACAGATACAAGAAGAAGAATGTTCACGGGACAGAGAATTCCGAAGAGCGTGTAGACGCTGTTGATAATTCAGAGAGCGAGTCCAAGATCGTAGAGCGCAGAGAGGAATCTGCTGTCATCGAATCTGTACCAAAATCTGAGATTGTCGAGGCATCCGATATCGTTTCAACAGAATACTCTGATGAATCGAAGAAGACAAGGAAGGTCCGCGAAAAGGCAGACAAACCGGAAAGGGCACACAAAGAAGACGACAAGTCCACAAGGACACTTCGTGCAAAGAAGGACAGAAACACCAAGACACTGTCCCCAGAGCAAGAGGTATTCAGAGACATGCTTCTTGATATGTCCTCTACACACAACGCGAAAATACTCGCGGCAGACAACTCTGTGATAAGAGAGGTCGCTGTCAAGGGATTGGTAAGTTCGCTCAAAGAGGAATCTGCGGGTACATCTACCATAATCTTTGATGGTGTGATATCCCAAAGGATACTCGATGTATCTGCCGAGAAGGGCATAAACACTGTGGTGGGTACCCGTAAGGGTAACATCACCAAGATGCCTGCTAATATCGTGATCTGGACCAAAGAAGACCTCTATTGAGGTGGACTTAATGGCTAAGAAAAAATCTGTGGATGTCTGGGAGGATGTGGCTACTCTTAAGAGCACTGCTGATATCCAGATACCCCCAGACCCTTTAGACAGGGTTCTGGGGCAGGAAGAAGCAATAGCGCTTGCAAAGATCGCGGCCATACAGCACAGGCATTTGCTGTTGGTAGGACCTCCTGGAACAGGAAAGTCGATGATCGCCCGTGCGATCTCGATGAACCTTCCAAAACCTAAGCAGGAGATCAGGGTCGTAAAGAATCCTGAGAATTCTGAAAGGCCATTCCTCGAGGTCCTCAACGAAGATCAGGTCAACGAAGAAGAAGGCATACG contains:
- a CDS encoding 3'-5' exonuclease, producing MSNLFSFDETPDNVVYVLDTETTGLLGAPEDVVVDIGICLVDLDHETVKEVYSAVVGHDVDSWNDYRKNAWIFQNTDMTLDAVKEGLPFTDVLNDVRSILLKKNVTAYNTGYDFNKFLFREPWNLRGTFNQYQDIMLAATYVCKLKSMNYFDDYRWPKLDNAYKMILKDEDPAGINGKQNHRALSDAKMASHIMIEMHKNGDYPYKKDQCFSSS
- a CDS encoding cobyric acid synthase: MRIIFLGTSSGAGKTTISALYCRYLRTKGINVAPFKASNLSLNSYVTKSGKEIGMGQAFQAWASEIEPTEDMNPVLLKPSGNSSIQLIIRGEPFMDITNNVPMDREMVMRKVEESYDKLIEEFDAVVCEGSGSPTELNLMDRDLANIGMLKARSIPAILIGDIERGGVFAAIYGTWKLIPDEQKPLLKGFIINRFRGESSILKSGIDRIEELTGMKCIGVLPYMNLKFPEEDSMSDKEGKLEGQDIRKAFMNNLDELLQKAVDSGLDLDAIDKCATD
- a CDS encoding cobyric acid synthase; protein product: MDNITSKVKEEIDVGWIGPNKKCPYHPSHFTGQDCTFCYCPFYPCNDTDLGEMTRSKHDKAIWNCTYCLFIHRPEVGKFVMSEIKRQNINDPKDPRIKSILPNAKKRFFHPGKAIMVVGATSDAGKSITVAAICRILHNKGYLVCPFKSQNMSLNSKVTSKGSEIAMIQVLQSQAAGLKNPDHHMNPILLKPKGETRSQVMVEGEPFKDYDVEGYYNEFVPGPGKEIVRRNIEFLKKRYDYVVMEGAGSPAEINIYDKDIANMRAAEIADADCLLVVNVEWGGSFAYAVGTLDLIPENDRKRIKGIILNNVRGNPEYLRSGADRLEEITGVPVVGIIPHAELFLPSEDSEAFRGKSTVGHGNIIVSVIKFPRIANFTDIDPLFLEDTTIRYVERPEELKGSDAIILPGTKNTIDDLNWMISSGIGDEIKKLKGKIPILGICGGYQMMGKLLKDPNGLEGKEPSNVEGLGLFNNTTEWNEYKKRVIQSEGTMICNGEPIVGYEIHMGMSEINEKPIFKINRYPKEEYEGSLIENEMLFGTYLHGCLDKPAFRKYFMSFIKHDGTPLELNDVKDYDDILEENIAKMAYVFESGLDIEKLFDILGVKN
- a CDS encoding DNA repair exonuclease, whose product is MATFKFVHCADLHLGSRAYGISGKDPELGKRMTEAVFKSFSKIIDHALLEKADFMVISGDIFDETTETPATRYRFSKELSRISIPVFICLGNHDYVMSWTESIPYPDNVHVFGKEPESIFIEVGGGNVEIVGRSFPSVHSSFDPVQDIKGKEGVFSVAVIHCSVDAVTMDNDYGPCKLADMYNKGIDYWALGHIHKRVELSKDPCIVYSGNIQGRNRRETGPKGAYLVSVSDDHMVGLEFFATQDVIWENIESDITGKDINGLMNTISSTVKKGSIINLTINGHGPLDSILRLGTEGLIDQIENITGCRVADLRINTYPLLERNDLLQGADLRAKIIRSSDKMSLLDRDQLINLICSTKQSASIRYMLEWLEDDELKALVRDAETLLIEKLTEGSR
- a CDS encoding AAA family ATPase — protein: MKVLSLRIRSFGELRERKIDFDDELTVIYGKNETGKTSFMEFIRGTLFPDNQRNHYPEYRTTDSGELDFEIASGDKFTITREGKKARSEKMPSDIVHMDSSLYRSLFAMSPEDLRDSKVITSGEIKNRFLTVPGGESLPKVIEDIESEMKDIMSVDRKSSSTKVARLFSDIENNDMAVKRSKELDGSYGEKSNERNELQKISEDLKEKKKESDVAVASYSIQRSQSANLVKLDELKKKKDTISASAEITDSDKTKYEELKVNLANIKRETEDARSVVNEFQDSTDGIDPKILLVHRTTIEDLKHKEQLYVQLSRQRKEFQDNENNAIKEINNEPVKREMVQKSRPSVGLIALGAMVFVATVFIGLLSNILVSVVGAAVFVACIIIAFKKGQRRESSVSSDKTVDSRQVEYWHGKVQELDGNISSIEKDLDILAKRTGLARSSFMIDVDRLYNALGNALKISDAETVRDKLDVLESRAQSDLNLFLSRFGSEQRFKDLCEMKKEYDSICYQIDTLEKSIESSGYFNGAQVIELPDTEGIQEKMNEVQRKIGDIDRQLRSMREDDEMERLLDMRTLLTTELYNTVKRWAVLSLASSMIEDACNTIYSDIQPGVITTADHLVRTMTCERYGLEMDIRTNEVRVRSGDTGKKEKEWSTGLGDQVYLAIKLAIAKEMSGSETLPILLDDVLQMFDSERKKNACKSLVELSKDMQIILFTCDAETLSMMRSIDACKVIELANIE
- a CDS encoding DNA primase; protein product: MNIDPNATKYMIKAKITADGIVEKPDVVGAIFGQTEGLLGDDLDLRDLQKSGRIGRIEVEIVSKGGKSEGIIYMASSLDQVETVILASALETIDRVGPCKASIRVLGIEDVRVTKREKVVERAKELLNDLIVQSKGTSSDLTQSIRQSIQVEEITTYGKDRCPAGPAVKDSESIIIVEGRSDVLNLLRAGIKNAIAVEGTNIPKTVQDLSREKVATAFTDGDRGGELILRELFQTSEIDFVARAPRAHEVEELTSKQIVKCLRNKVPGDQYMEMNGLSYEEKDLDETAERDLREGERREIREDDKPRRDREAREGRDRRDRPERSNDRTERTERPERSERSERPERSNDRTERTERPERSERSERPERSNDRTERTERPERSERSERPERSNDRTERTERPERSERSERPVERRKDNTRTRDSDSDSDERRERKERFNSENADRYKKKNVHGTENSEERVDAVDNSESESKIVERREESAVIESVPKSEIVEASDIVSTEYSDESKKTRKVREKADKPERAHKEDDKSTRTLRAKKDRNTKTLSPEQEVFRDMLLDMSSTHNAKILAADNSVIREVAVKGLVSSLKEESAGTSTIIFDGVISQRILDVSAEKGINTVVGTRKGNITKMPANIVIWTKEDLY